tgagggattgtcctttgatttgtatgggtgagagtggccagttcgctgactcaataaacttaccattttggagacaagACAGAgtagagagttgggaacataataatacacgATGGATTTCACCCGTTCACGACTTTATagtaagtagatgaatgttcTCTTAAATGGTATCTCTAGTATttgaacaaagagccctaccctctaattggcccgagaggggtttctatttaatTGTTGGACCAGAATTAGGTTGTTCATTacaggagcactggtacttaaggatgtgGAGGTAACCtaggagtaaaacggtaatttgacccagttattgtcacgaacactcgtgaatgactaacttgttgttattgatctatatccATAGACATGAAAATACATATGTAGTGAGTAGAgtgtagttgtgggtctttaatggagtgtatctacaattaacaaatattaattaatttggttaatgagtttagccaattaatctcataacgttggagcttatgatctgtaggtctatgagGTTCATTTCCTAGCTTGGTAAGGAAATTGAGGTAATTATGTCTTGagtagagtttgaaatgtttagatTCACTTTGGGAAATAATGTAATGTAtaactatacattataatataaagtttatattttaattaaactttacaatataaatttaaattataatataaaattaaattttgagagaattaaatatttgaaagaatttaaatattaatttaatatgaattagattcatattaaaaatacaagttaaaAATTAGTGTGCATTTGATgtacattaaaactatatattatgagagaaatacaattgaatatgattcaagtgtaggataaattaaatatttgatatttaatttggtaacTAATTGGggaattaattaatgaattatttaatttaatttaatttaatttaattaattgaattaaaattataggttatgtgagagatatctcatttaaatatgatttaaatgaaatcattaattaaataagatttaattaaattattactttatttaatttgaattaagagTTAACTCGGAGTTGATCGAAACATGGGATGACTCCCACGTttcactctctctctccccTTTGATAAACACCTGCAAATCGTATGCAGGTGAATGagtttttgaaggaaaaaaaaaaacagaagagTTATATAATTCTTGCTCTCACAATTTCTCCTTCTTCCCAAATATATTGGTTCCCATAAACCACAAACCTCAATGATTCTTAGAGGATAGGGAGGTAACTTTTTTGTAGTGTTCGTGGAATTTCAAAGCATTGGAGAATTGTATTTTCGGTTCTACAAAAGTAAGGTTTCTATCCCTTTCTCTGTAGTTTTAATTTAAAGCATGCTTAACCTAGGATTTAATTTTACAGTAagctgaattttttttttagtctctataattattttacaattttccaATGTCCTGGTATTTCAGAATACCCGAAATTAATTACGAGTAATGGTCCTCTGTGCGTTCGTCTGCTGCATTAGGGCTTTCATctttacaattggtatcagagccagggcTTTCATctttacaattggtatcagagccatctTGTAGTCTTAATTAAGGTTTCTGAAATTTGTACTGGGTTTATGGTGAGATTAATTACAGTGTGAAtgtatttatgtatttatttatttatttatttttttttgtgaatgaaTGTTTATGGTAATTTATGGCCAtagattttcatgttttttattcgataaaatatttttaaaggtCTTTTCATTTTTGAGCGTTTATCATGAAATTTCGATGTCTTCTATAAGTTCGTGGCCAAAACGAAGAACAGTCGAAGAATTTACCTAGAAACGCAATTTGGtatcgcagcattgcaacgctacaacAATGCCACAATAGGGTTGCGTTGTGCACGGTTCAGCGGTAGTCTAGGATGGTTTGGTCTGATTCGACTGGTTAAAATTGGTTTGGTCTGATTTAGCACTAGGTTGGCTCGGTTCATATTTTTGGGGTCTGGTTCGAAGTGGTTTGAGTCTGTTCGAGTTGGTCTAGTTCAGTTTTGGAGCagtagaagcttgttttaagataaaaatagtataattattataatttattgctttattttatcctAAGGCTCATATTACCGgttcattttctatttaaatGCTTTATGGATGTTATTTAAATCAATCCCACCATtggttaagcatgttcatgcattttGTAATGTATGGTTTTATTGCATGATGTGGATATGATTTCATAAGCTATTTAAGATATTTggatatgttaaatatatgaaatcaGAAaaacatgatgcatgacattacttaggtaaatataaagagttatatttacTAATGTCTTATATATGTTTGATGGATTTTCATGAGTTGTTTAATacaattgttatattaataatgttgaaaatcaatttgcattaagcatgacacattcatagtttaatataattgttatattaaagtaatgaaatgCATGTATTTTGGTTTTCTtgttaattagaatttgattCTTAATCAGGTAAACCGTAGAAAGCATGATTATAGGGCTAGTAATTAATTTTGTcatagttataaaattaatatttagtaacTGTCaacttataataaagagttgcacataaaattaagatattagggaatttaatttaattttaaaatgtttaaaattagtcTAAACCTTAGATCATATtaattctaataagattagaattacatcctattttgttttaatagttttaaaatatgactaATAGGACAAACAAGACTTTAGGTTATAATGGAACTCTACTGGTgaagttctgtctaggttggggttcttaagatgacagtttacggaacaccttctacctggGAACTAACCCGAATTTGAGTTgaattaaccttaatcctgTTTGCATACAATGTCATTGGgataattaaatggtttaattcaCCTAGAATACTAGAGTAAAGAccttattataagagttataataggcatATACTTAGATTCATTATCTgaaatttaactaagtataataaaaccctaaaatagtagaatactttagtgggagaaaaatggtataTGACATATCTCAacttttagctctcacgtccatAAGAGTTCATACTGTGAGATCGATGCTCGACTTTATTTCGCCCTAGGCGTAGCCTCCATAGGaaaaatgttcatagtaagtgagaaaAGTACACATGTCAACTTATCCTGTGGTCTCCTCCTTTAGGTTGCACCGTGAGTTTCCTATGGTAAGCCCGCGTGTCATCCTAAAGCAACCATCCCTTCGGAGGGCCTGATTATAGGATTCAAAACAACGCAAACTCCATtaatggatagggttactttCAACGGTTGTCTTTTCTTACGGTAGCCTATTCAAGTGTATCtatgggatccaaaatgagagGGTCGCACTTACAAGATGAATTAAGCTAGTTGATGAAGCATTGACCGGAAAATGTGAGCtaagaactataggaataagagttattctggtattagtgattagctgagttattctggtatttgTGTAATAGGTGaagacaaatataactaatacggtcaattgtttgttatttgtttcagcatgtcttccatAATAATTTCCTTGTTTAAGAATGAAAAACTAACTGTTGAAAATTATGCAACGTGTAAATTGTTGGatttatgccctaaatctcatagggccctatagtttgtaattgtattgtacaaacattttatttatgtaataaaatatgtgatgttttatactaaaaattagttgcattaaccacaaaccaaaaaaCTAACATCGAATATTatctttgtagcttaaacatgtatgtagaaaaATACAGGTgggtcatgtttaagtaataacctaaatagtccatagtagatggataaggttggatatcttatcctagtgacactaggAGTATGGCTcatttattgtaaagtgctataaatgatatgatcctgatcattcatttggaaacatgtgagtgggaatattctatataaaagagtttgtataagaccggaccacgaaaactttagtctcattatataatatcattcataatagagaccttcatttcaccaggataaccataggtaacatacctgaatcctgagtgaattgtgaactcctacctatgaaagctgtcatttgatttatataggtgagagtggctagatcgctaacttaacaagcttaccattttggggattcgtctgattggaaaGCTGGggacacagctacacaagaaggaattcgctccttccccaatgtcgggggaagtagataaattgctcatttaGTGGCTGATTCCacggcttgaacaatgtggtgtcataccttctcttggcccgaaagaggtttgatcatagttagactatgatttattgttcattagagggatcagtggtacttaaggagttagatgtaactacgggtcgcaaaatggtaattttagctcagttgtacttacgagcaatttgtgaagggtcatcgtactgttgactggttatatccaatggacacagaaatatatttgtagtgcgaagaatgcagctgttggtctttactGGAGTGCCATGGGGTCTCTTCTGTAGCTCAGTGGGAaataatgagaatcaaatttttgattaatttgaattgtcaaattaattgagggaattaattatacatgatatagttaattaaatttaattatatatatgatataattgctataatgtatttgatacattataatataaagtttctttgggaggaaataaatacttaaatatgattcaaatattaattatatgaatttgattcatataattaaatttaatataaatgaggtttattttaaatgccattgatgagagaatagaaactataggtaatattgtatttaatacaatatagaatctataggttatgcgttatatttgatataaaatatagtttaatatatatatatatatattatatgttaaggtagttatcatataaatatatattaaattgatttatgaaaataaattattctattctattttattttattttagaaatatttttgggagggGGTTGTAACTCTCTTCCTGTCTTTTCTAATTAAAATGTGGTAGTAGGGAAGTAaaaagaagttgttcttcttcTTACTAGTGAGTGGGTTTCACAAGAGAGAGATACACAGAAAAGTTATGTGAGAATTGCTGAATAACATCACTTCCTCTCAATACTCTAATAATCattctcttccaaaatagccagagcctaCAAAGCTCATGGATTCTCATCTAGAGAATAAAGAGTGAACATTCGTGGTGGTGTTGTCGTTGACGGTTTGAGGGTTCGAGATTGGTCATGACAAAATTCAGAGAAGGAATTTCataaagaaaagttcttcaagggtaaggtttcttaaaccctttttcattcatattctctattttaaagcatgttgtaattttcttttaaatgcataatctgtatgttttgctgtaaaatttatttttcgtAAATTTTGGGTATTTGGTTCGATCccatgcttccgctcaaggaccatCAATTGTTCCTTCAAAAATCTAACTTGAATACAATTCCAGTTATAGATGATCTACAGTTCGtcttaatggaggaatgtcctctaatCCCCGCTCATAATGCATCTCAAGCAGTAAGGGATGCTTATGACCACTGGACGAAGGCCAATGACAAGACCGaagtctatatcttggcaagtctgtcTGACGTCTTTATCATGAAACACAAGGCCATGATCATTACAtgtcagatcatggagtccctttTGGAGATATTTGGACAACTGTCCTCTCAGATTCGGCACGAAACCCTCAAGTACGTTTGTAATGCGTGCATAAAGGAAGGCCAATCAGTGAAAAAACATGTTCTTGACCTGATGGTTCACTTTAATGTTGCCGAGATGAACGGTACTGTCATCGACGAGTAGAATTAGGTGttctttattttagaatctctttTAAAGAGTTTCCTCCAATTTCACAGCAATgcggttatgaataaaatagagcaCACCATGGCTATCCTCCTaaatgagttgcagacttatTAGTCTattatgaaatgtaaagaaTTGATAGACGGAGAGGCAATTGTTTCCCATTCGAAGAAGTTCCAGAAGAGTTCATCTTTTGGAACCTTTTGGAACTATGTCTGTTTGctcatcttttgattttaagaagatctagaaaaagaaaggagggaaggggtgttgggttttatgtcttaaaactcgtggtttgtaaatagtagaacttattatgaaaattcaataagttgttattgaatattgtTCTTTAGAAATCCAATGAAccaaagtcccttgactattacatgagtacttgaactttatgtggagacatacaagtggatcaggttcgagtgaatagtcaaaatgatctatagtatatgaataaggttgggtgccttattctagtaacactattggatgcggcctaatctatagttgttacaaagagttgtaaagtgctacatacgtagtgatcctaattcgtgcatgttgggatatgaggagtgggggtgtcctgtgcaaatgaattttgtgtaagatcggaccacgaaaccagtcactcttactttataacgttgtttactgtttaagactgactatttcaaagcgatgacctaggtaacttgaccttaatcctgagctaactatgaactcctgtttgtttgagattatcttttgatctatAAATgatgagagtagaccaattgcctctgctcaataagtttcccattttagggataggactggatgaatagttggggacataaggtggaagacagaattcactcctacccaattagagttagtagagaggttgttcccttcaagtgctgattctaggtctcGAACAAGAGTTCTCACCCTCTCGAAGTAATTTTggaggtaaaacagagattcgacccagtcattattacgagcaacctgtgaagggttaacttactaatcatgattatatcgattggacaaaatatatttgcagtgaggggagttcaactataggcTTTAATGGAATCATCCAtgagttaacgaataggggttagatcggtctaataagtttagccgattaatctcgaatcattggagctcatgatctgtaggtccgcgaggtccccctactagctcgtaaatggattagctctagagtagcatgattagttaatttgaagtgtccaaattagaattaaatgaaattggagaaataatatttaaatatttgaagatgaaattgtgcaaaaattaatttaataattgatattaaattaattataattatttaaattgtttaaataattatttattaattttattaagaaaataatttatgaaattaattttgtaaaataataatattttcaattttattaaaagaattgaattatgaaatcaattttgatacattgaaaaagaaaggaaaatcacaaaatggaaaaatggctttttccattgtcttcttccAAATGGCTCACTAAAAACCCAACTTTAagtcttcattaactccaagcatgagctgcatctcatacAGCAAATATTTTTGCATGAATATCTGCAATATactgaagagattggagtgttttAAAGGAAGGAAACCGATAGAATTTCTCTGAAAAATTCATAGAAGAAGGGCGTTCTTCACGTTGGGTTGTTGTAGTGAGTTAGTCTcgaaattcccttaattcaggcttattttgagtcccactactcaatttagagcaccaagaggatagtaaggaagatATTGGGGTGGCCTACAACAAGATTCATAGGAGATTTGCAGTTGGATGTCAAGCTTAGAGGAAGTagttcaaaggtatgtcttgaaacccattcaTTTCTGCCgaagcatgctttcatttttgtcaaaattattgaattagagtgcttatggatcttggTAACTTCTGTTGCACGATGGTATGTTCCAACAAGGGGAAGACTCCTACTGTTGGGAAAGGAAAGGGCAAGGCCAAGGTAGCCGACAAGGATAAGTGTTTCCACTATAATGTGAATGGTCACTAGATACGCAATTGTCCCAAGTACCCTGcccagaagaagaaagagaaggaaggtacatatgatttactggttcaAGAAatttgtttagtgaaaaataatcataatgtttgaatacttgattcaggagccactgttcatgtttattcttttttacagggaattagttcctttcAGCAGCTCGAGGAGGGTTAAATGATGCTCAAGGTTGGAATGAGAGATGCCATTTCAATTCATTAGTGGGAACTGCTAAGTTGTTTGATACttaattttggataatttatatatagttcCTAAAATTAAGAGGAATCTTGtatctatttctttttaattgaacaatcttgttttttttttcatcaaatgaagcattcattatgaaaaatcgtgtgactatttgttcagctaaactagaaaacaacttatatgtgttaggACTGACTGAACCAAAAGTACTTTTAAATCGTGAGATGTTTAAAAATGCaaatactaaaacaaaaaaacaaagaatttctccaagtaacaataatacatatctttggcatttgagattaggtcacataaatctcgataggatcggGAGACTGGTAAAGAAAGACTTTTAAGCGatttagaagatgattcattacctccatgtgaattttgtcttgaaggaaaaatgactaaaataccttttattggaaaaggttatagagccaaagcaCCCTTAAAGCTCATatattcagatctttgtggtccaatgtgaggagggtacgaatactttatctctttcatagataatTATTTGAGGTATGTTTACTTAGACCTAATGGAaaataagtctgaagcccttgaaaagttcaaggagtataaggctgaagttaaaaACCTGCTaggtaaaacgattaaaacatttagatcagatcggggtggagagtatatggatttagaatttgaagactatataatagaacatggaatctaaTCCCAACTTTCAACACTTAGTACACCTCatcagaatggtgtatcaaaaaggagaaatagaaccttgttaaacatggttcgttctatgatgagctatgctcaattgcctagcttgttttggggatatgtagtggagactgcagttcatatcttgaataatattcattcgaatagtgtttttgaaacacctttagTGTTATGGGGGCAGGGAGGAAGGGGGCGTAAACCTAGTTTAgttattttagaatttggggttgtcctACACACGTGCTAGTGataaatcctaagaagttggaactgaaggaactcgtattagagaaccttgagcggaaatggatcgaccaaattccataatttattgaatacaaagttttaCGGTAAACAAGCAATAATATATGCATTTACAATTAAATTACAGTATACTTTAAAAggaaagggtttcaagaaacttcATCTTTTAAGACATTTCCTCTTGTTATCCCTCGAACAAAGTCACGaacaacttaaaaaccttcttcaagataagcTTCGAACAAAAactcgaacactaccacaatgaaaccttggtattctcatggtgagaacccaagagtggtagcatctgactattttggttaagaggaaAAGCTTAAGGTGGAGGAGGAAGACTCTCTATAAACTCAAGACAAAGTACAGAACTCTTATGTCTTTCTTTATCTTAATCATTTAACCAACTTCA
The nucleotide sequence above comes from Benincasa hispida cultivar B227 chromosome 3, ASM972705v1, whole genome shotgun sequence. Encoded proteins:
- the LOC120073564 gene encoding uncharacterized protein LOC120073564; translated protein: MEECPLIPAHNASQAVRDAYDHWTKANDKTEVYILASLSDVFIMKHKAMIITCQIMESLLEIFGQLSSQIRHETLKYVCNACIKEGQSVKKHVLDLMVHFNVAEMNGTVIDE